The Triticum aestivum cultivar Chinese Spring chromosome 3A, IWGSC CS RefSeq v2.1, whole genome shotgun sequence genome includes a region encoding these proteins:
- the LOC123059120 gene encoding protein LURP-one-related 11-like: MAKIQPLAAAASPSSSDDQWRQQAYTVWMKSLVFNGNGCTVYGPDGAVAFRVDNYGCRGGREVFFMDRAGNALIRIRRKGFGMFRRWEVCQCAHNGGQEEEATPWFSVRRAEKDGAAVAMHGGAGTCYTIDGCSARKSEYRVRGVDGAVVAEVARKQTPAGVVLGDDVLTLTVAPEVDHLLFLGLVVVRGLIDRSL, encoded by the coding sequence ATGGCCAAGATCCAGCCCCTCGCTGCCgcggcctcaccgtcgtcctccgaTGATCAATGGAGGCAGCAGGCGTACACGGTGTGGATGAAGTCGCTGGTCTTCAACGGCAACGGCTGCACGGTGTACGGCCCCGACGGCGCCGTCGCCTTCCGCGTCGACAACTACGGCTGCAGGGGCGGCCGCGAGGTCTTCTTCATGGACCGCGCCGGCAACGCCCTCATCAGGATCAGGCGCAAGGGCTTCGGCATGTTCAGGAGGTGGGAGGTCTGCCAGTGCGCCCACAAcggcggccaggaggaggaggccacgcCGTGGTTCAGCGTGCGGCGGGCCGAGAAGGACGGAGCTGCCGTAGCGATGCACGGCGGCGCGGGGACGTGCTACACGATCGACGGGTGCTCTGCCCGCAAATCGGAGTACAGAGTACGCGGCGTGGATGGCGCGGTGGTGGCAGAGGTCGCACGGAAGCAGACGCCGGCGGGGGTGGTGCTGGGGGACGACGTGCTGACGCTGACGGTGGCGCCGGAGGTGGATCACCTGCTCTTCCTGGGTTTGGTCGTCGTGCGTGGCCTCATCGACCGCTCCTTGTGA
- the LOC123059121 gene encoding protein LURP-one-related 11-like, with amino-acid sequence MAKIQPLPSSPCSISSSDDHQQGRQAYTLWMKSLVFNGNGCAVYGPDGAVAFRVDNYGCRGGREVLFMDRAGNALIRIRRKGGMFRRWEVCRCTHDGGEGDEATPWFSVRRAEKGGAAVTMHDGAGTCYTMDGCSRKPEYRIRDVDGMVVAEVARKQTAAGVVLGDDVLTLTVGPEVGHLLVLGLVAVRGLMNGSM; translated from the coding sequence ATGGCCAAGATCCagccccttccttcctctccctgcTCCATCTCTTCCTCCGATGATCACCAGCAGGGCAGACAGGCGTACACGCTCTGGATGAAGTCGCTGGTGTTCAACGGCAACGGCTGCGCGGTGTACGGCCCAGACGGCGCCGTCGCCTTCCGCGTCGACAACTACGGCTGCAGGGGCGGCCGCGAGGTCCTCTTCATGGACCGCGCCGGCAACGCCCTCATCAGGATCAGGCGCAAAGGCGGCATGTTCAGGAGGTGGGAGGTCTGCCGGTGTACCCACGACGGAGGCGAGGGGGACGAGGCGACTCCTTGGTTCAGCGTGCGCCGGGCCGAGAAGGGCGGGGCCGCAGTCACGATGCACGACGGCGCGGGGACGTGCTACACGATGGACGGATGCTCGCGCAAGCCGGAGTACAGAATCCGCGACGTCGATGGCATGGTCGTGGCCGAGGTGGCGCGGAAGCAGACGGCGGCGGGTGTGGTGCTCGGAGACGACGTGCTGACGCTGACGGTGGGGCCGGAGGTGGGCCACCTGCTCGTCTTGGGCTTGGTCGCCGTGCGTGGTCTCATGAACGGATCCATGTGA